A genome region from Conger conger chromosome 16, fConCon1.1, whole genome shotgun sequence includes the following:
- the aspdh gene encoding aspartate dehydrogenase domain-containing protein yields the protein MADKSKMMKVGIVGYGHLGQYLVERIQREGAAAGLCLAFVWNRNTEKLRGSVHQEHILEQLTQFTERDVDVIVEVCHPRIVEEFGVQFLSRAHFLVGSPTALADPQVDAQLRRAAVHHGKTLYVPSGALWGGQDIQRLNNSGVLKSLSIRMSKHPSCFRLSGGLLSDWSEGEGRRVLFSGSVADLCPLAPNNVNTMAAAAIAADSLGFAGVTGEIVSDTRLSEFHVVEVEATGADGFSVTTVRRNPARPGAVTGSATYGSFWSSLLCCEGHGGRVYLC from the exons ATGGCCGATAAGTCGAAGATGATGAAAGTGGGGATTGTGGGGTACGGTCATTTAG GGCAGTACTTGGTGGAGAGGAttcagagggagggggcagcCGCAGGTCTGTGTTTGGCATTTGTGTGGAACAGAAACACGGAGAAGCTGAGAGGCTCTGTTCACCAGGAGCACATCCTGGAGCAGCTCACCCAGTTCACTGAGag AGACGTAGATGTGATCGTGGAGGTGTGTCACCCCCGTATCGTCGAGGAGTTTGGGGTGCAGTTCCTGTCTCGGGCCCACTTCCTG GTtggctctcccactgccctcgCTGACCCACAGGTGGATGCACAGCTGCGTCGGGctgcagtgcatcatgggaagaCGCTCTATGTGCccagtggtgcattgtggggtggACAGGACATCCAGAGGCTGAACAATAGTGGGGTGCTaaaa tctctctccatcCGCATGTCCAAACACCCCTCCTGCTTCAGGCTGTCGGGGGGCCtgctctctgattggtcagagggGGAGGGCCGGCGGGTGCTCTTCAGCGGCTCGGTGGCTGACCTTTGCCCCCTGGCCCCTAACAACGTCAACACCATGGCTGCCGCCGCCATCGCGGCCGACTCGCTGGGCTTTGCCGGCGTGACGGGGGAGATCGTCTCCGACACCCG GCTGAGCGAGTTTCAcgtggtggaggtggaggcgACCGGGGCCGATGGCTTCTCCGTGACGACAGTGAGGCGTAACCCCGCCCGGCCGGGTGCTGTGACAGGGAGCGCCACCTACGGCTCCTTCTGGAGCAGCCTCCTGT GCTGCGAAGGCCACGGAGGCCGGGTTTACCTGTGCTGA
- the tmem86b gene encoding lysoplasmalogenase — MDILETDAYDRRQRRNSSCILFLFLLPFFVSSSLYFYLWIPQNAPSLFAAAVKCSPVLSLAVLVLAHNGGQSLLGVAGGLLFSACGDCCLIWPELFLHGMAVFAVAHLLYCTSFLSERYSSLSSSSSSSALFLSISLWLTGIGTYFYLLPFLQKRTDSAILTPALGVYMVLIIAMTTLALHTRWSVTAVGGLSFLLSDLALSLQVFGVVDPLAEGRAVVMTTYYLAQVLIAVGDVKAGSYTGDGLRKRKIM; from the exons ATGGACATCCTCGAGACCGACGCTTATGACCGGAGACAGCGAAGGAACTCG tcttgcattctctttctcttccttttaCCCTTCTTCGTCTCCAGCTCTCTCTACTTCTACCTGTGGATCCCCCAGAATGCACCGTCTCTTTTCGCCGCGGCGGTGAAGTGCAGTCCCgtgctctcattggctgttctCGTGCTGGCGCACAACGGTGGGCAGAGCTTACTGGGAGTGGCAGGAGGGCTCCTATTCTCAGCGTGCGGAGACTGCTGTCTGATCTGGCCCGAGCTGTTTCTCCATG GGATGGCGGTCTTCGCCGTGGCTCACCTGCTCTACTGCACCTCCTTCCTCTCTGAGCGCTACTCCTccttgtcctcctcctcctcctcctccgctttGTTTCTGTCCATCTCCCTGTGGCTGACGGGGATTGGGACATACTTCtacctcctccccttcctgcagAAGAGGACTGACTCTGCCATCCTCACTCCGGCCCTGGGCGTGTATATGGTTCTGATCATCGCCATGACGACCCTGGCCCTGCACACGCGCTGGTCCGTTACCGCCGTGGGCGGCCTGTCCTTCCTGCTGTCCGACCTGGCGCTCTCCCTGCAAGTTTTCGGCGTGGTCGATCCGCTGGCGGAAGGCAGGGCGGTCGTCATGACGACCTACTACCTGGCGCAGGTGCTGATCGCCGTGGGCGACGTGAAGGCAGGAAGTTACACGGGAGACGGGCTCAGGAAAAGGAAGATTATGTAA